From Bacteroidota bacterium:
TCATTACTTGTTATTTTTTAATCAAAATACCTGGCAAGTGAAAGCAAGTCAGGGATATGATTTACATCATATTTTTATAAATGTAGAAAGAGATCTTCTGCACTTCAAACAGTTAGTAATCCTTTCTGATTTGGGAAATTCACGTCCAGATATATTAAAAGATTTCGATTTAATTATTCCTGTTTTTCATAAACAAAAACCTCTTGCTTTTCTTCTGATGAGTACACCGATGCTGAAAAGCTATGAACCATTAGAAGAAAAAATAAAATTAGTGCAAACTGTGGCTAACATTATTTCTGTTGCTATTGAAAATAAAAAATTATTTAAAAAAGAAAAAGAACAGGAAGCATTAAAGCGTGAATTGGAAGTTGCAGCACAAGTGCAAACTATGCTTATTCCGGATAAGTTGCCAAAGAATAATGAATTTGAAATGGCGGCAATTTATTTACCGCATATTAATGTGGGTGGCGATTATTATGATTTCATGGAATTAGGCAATGATGAATTTGCCTTTTGTATTGCAGATATTTCAGGTAAGGGAATTGCTGCTGCTTTATTAATGGCGAACTTTCAGGCGCAACTGCGTGAATTGGTAAAAACAAATCACACCAGCATTGATATTCTTATTCAGAAATTAAATGCCGGTGTATTATTGAGTACTCGTGGTGAAAAATTTATCACTATGTTTCTTGGTATTTATAACAGGAAGACACGCATCTTAAGATATGTAAATGCAGGACATAACCCGCCGGTACTTGTTACTAAAAACAACTCTCAATTATTGGAAACCGGATGCACGATTTTGGGTATGTTCGAAAATTTACCCAATATTCAATCTGGTGAAGTTAAAGTGGAGGATGACACTACAATACTATGCTATACCGACGGATTAACAGATCTTGTTAATGAGAATAATCAAGTATTTTCATTGAAAGGACTTACCGCATTTTTAAAACATGACTACAATCGTAGTGCAGAAAAAATCACGCATGAATTAATTGAAATTATCACCAATTACAAAGAAGCAAATGACTTGGTGGACGACATTACAATTCTTGCCGTAAAGATTTTTGGAAAATAGTTCAGCCGCTAACTTTTTCTTTTCTGCTATTAATTTCTATTGTAACCAATAAAGAAATTATCATAAAAAACATGGTACCTATTTTATCCGCTTCTATCAAATCACTTAATGAAATATTTACAAGAATAGTGATGAAACTTAATGTGAGTGTAAGCGCAAGTAATTTAGTTTCGCCGGTACATCTGAAATACAATCTTTGCCCTAGCATCAGCACACTTATTATCAGCACTAACCAAATCAATAAGCCCGGAAAACCTTGCTCGCAAGCCATAGTGAGATAGTAATTATGAATGGTAGATCTTTCCTCGTTACGGCTGATATAGGTCGTGAATTTATTTACTGCATGTTCTTTATAATTATAATAAAATTGCGAAGGACCAAACCCGGTGATGGGTTTTTCTTTAATCATATTTACACCTGCTACCCAGCGATAAATTCGCTCTGCACTCGAAACATCTTCTAAGGTAGCAGT
This genomic window contains:
- a CDS encoding SpoIIE family protein phosphatase → MPIAGLNVMDMLRYQLKLKQLEIDALLEVTTAINLNEPASRLFELFDTLLSEQLGVDHYLLFFNQNTWQVKASQGYDLHHIFINVERDLLHFKQLVILSDLGNSRPDILKDFDLIIPVFHKQKPLAFLLMSTPMLKSYEPLEEKIKLVQTVANIISVAIENKKLFKKEKEQEALKRELEVAAQVQTMLIPDKLPKNNEFEMAAIYLPHINVGGDYYDFMELGNDEFAFCIADISGKGIAAALLMANFQAQLRELVKTNHTSIDILIQKLNAGVLLSTRGEKFITMFLGIYNRKTRILRYVNAGHNPPVLVTKNNSQLLETGCTILGMFENLPNIQSGEVKVEDDTTILCYTDGLTDLVNENNQVFSLKGLTAFLKHDYNRSAEKITHELIEIITNYKEANDLVDDITILAVKIFGK